One part of the Perognathus longimembris pacificus isolate PPM17 chromosome 10, ASM2315922v1, whole genome shotgun sequence genome encodes these proteins:
- the Nrn1l gene encoding neuritin-like protein, with protein MRCCCCCCCRCHRCRWLPRALRLLLLLPLVFVPPLAAASEGTSRCNTIYQGFAECLIRLGDGMSRGGELETVCRSWNDFHACASQVLLGCPEEAAAVWESLQQEARKAPHPNNLHALCGAPVNVRERGTGPEINQETLRATAPAPTLLPAPELLAAALALACLLGPLA; from the exons ATgcgctgctgttgctgctgttgctgcagGTGCCACCGCTGTCGGTGGCTTCCCCGGGCCCTGAGGCTGTTGCTGTTGCTGCCACTTG TCTTTGTACCTCCCCTAGCAGCAGCTTCTGAGGGGACAAGCCGCTGTAACACCATATACCAGGGCTTTGCTGAGTGTCTCATCCGCTTGGGGGACGGCATGAGCCGTGGAGGCGAGCTGGAGACTGTCTGCAG GTCCTGGAACGACTTCCATGCCTGTGCTTCACAAGTGTTGTTGGGCTGCCCAGAGGAGGCAGCTGCTGTGTGGGAGTCACTACAGCAAGAAGCTCGCAAGGCCCCACACCCAAATAACTTGCATGCCCTGTGTGGTGCCCCAGTGAACGTCCGAGAGCGTGGCACCGGCCCAGAGATCAACCAGGAGACGCTGCGAGCAACAGCACCTGCACCCACTCTGCTTCCTGCACCTGAGCTGCTGGCGGCTGCGCTGGCGCTCGCATGCCTCCTGGGGCCTCTAGCCTAA